CTCTACTTGGTAAAGAACATCAATTAAAGATGGCTAAGGTCATGGGCACAGAAGAGTGTGGAACAATCTTTGCTGctttaaaaattgtttgttcCTCACTCTGTGACACTTTTATCTGCATTGTTGACTGGAGAATCTGAAATAGATCAATAggtctgtgtgtagtcactcaatgTATGTTGCATCTGTTCTCTTTGTGGAATGTTGTTCATTTAAATTATAGCACATTTCCAAAAAGGATCAATAAATCAGTATTAGTcttctagtctagtctagtttaGTGTTTCAAACAAAAGGTTAGTATTAGTGTGGTTTCAGAAGATCAAGAATATAAATGGGGTAGATATTTTAAGCATGAGGAAGGCAAAGGTGAAATGGATTCTCTGTCTATAATAAAGTGATTTTAGTTTAGAGATCTTATCATGAtaccaaaaagaaaacaatctaTGCAGATTTTCTCTTTACTAgttaatttcccctttcagaccttgcgatctttggggcagatgatgtaaaggtcatccttttctgtggcccacagttaaggaaagtgtcatgtggccagcacaaccaccaaccacctttacttttccccaactaatgtcaggtacccattagagctgggtgaactcagaagGGCCCAGagttcccgaaattaaaaatcagtcttcactaggatttgaaATTGGTaactcggtttggaagccaagccctttacctctcagccactgtGTCTCTTTAATAGACCACTAAAAATGGAAAGATAATCTTATGAgcttgtaaatatttgtttgccATATATTAGCTATTGCCTACACACTCATTAGTACTTAATGATAATAAAGCATAGTCTTTTTTAAATGGAAGGTTGACAATAAATTCAATGTGTAATCATCTACTCAAAAAGAATATTCAAGGACCCTTGAGTTTAAATACCAGTCTGAATTAATAGCTAGTGATAGACACGGTGTGACAGCAAGATggtattttattcattattgacatggaaactcaaaaaaaaatttttttacaaaacatttaatgTGATCATACAAGTATGTTTGATGCTTTTATAAGTTgataatgctttaaaaaatctgaatgtttgttgttgttgttttttactgtGTATCatgcaaaaaaaattacttgtaatttattttcttcCACTTTAATCTACAGATCTGCAATTGACAAAAAAACAGGTGTAAAAGTGGCAATTAAAAAACTTGCTCGTCCTTTCCAGACTGCAATTCATGCTAAAAGAACATACAGAGAACTTCGTATGTTGAGACACATGAATCATGAAAATGTAAGATTATTTTTGGATCTGTTAATATCTGTTTTAGACTAGctagaaataatatttaatagaaaaaaaaatccttcctacaaaatttaatttactgCTAGACTAaccaaaaaaattgtatttaaagtaGTTATCTCTAACTACAATAACTTAGTTtaaaatatcttcttttttttttttaggtgattGAACTAATGGATTGTTTCACACCAACTGTTAGACTGGAAGACTTTACTGATGTGTACGTTGATGTATTTGAAACCAAAGTTTAACATTCAGACTAAACTATATTGTTATGTCTTAAATCTTACAATCTAGCAGATAGTTTTCATGAATTTCTGATTAGTTCTTTTCAGTAACCTAGACACATGCATAAAACAAAATCTGATCTAATGTTTCTCTCAATGGTATATATCATCATTAATGTGTCTTGTTTATTTacacttttttaaatgtacacatTATGCTAAATATTTATGAGACCAAAGCATATTTACAACATGTTTAACAATTTacttataaatttaaatttgtaacccacaatatataaatgcatataGGTCATTCTGTGTATTCCGAACACTTATGTAGCATGTTCATttcatattgttttaaattttaatggcTTATTACCTACATACAATATTCTTCATTCCTCTAGATACCTGGTGACACCATTGATGGGGGCAGATTTAAACAATATACTTAAAACACAAAGACTTAGTGATGACCATGTACAGTTTCTTATCTATCAAATTCTCAGGGGTTTAAAGGTAATTTTTATATAACTCCCTATTTTCTATTAGCCTTAACAGTTTGTTATAGACAGTCACTACTTATTTATAGGTAAATTTTGGGAAGTTGGAGTTAcaattgtaacatttttttcttggtttcacttcagttttttttttttttcttttttttttgcaatttttttttttctttctgtttttaatTTCTTGATGCAATTATATTTGACTGAGATCCTTCAAGATTATGTATTGTTAACATCATACTTCATTGTATAAGCATTTTCTTTGAAATGTCTATAGGACTAGgatccaaaaaaaacaaaaactttgtaGTTTTTAAGCCTCATTTTctgaagcagaaaaaaaaatgtactattAAATTGTGTTGtgataaagataataaaaacaatagagattatatatctaattactgatatcaagtttttttttttttcagtacatTCATTCAGCTGGCATACTACACAGAgtaagtttttttgtgtgtagatagattttaattagaaaatttgTTACTGACAAACCCAAATCttgacatatatttatttatacttcCGTTTAAGTCTTGTTGGTATTATGggctagttttattttaaaaaaaaaaaaaaacatggcacaCCATTGGTGAAAATTGGAGTGATGTGTGTGGCCAACCAAACTAACATCCACCTTTTACACTGTTCCTGTGGTGTCTTCAAAATCCTTGCTTTCACTTGGATTAGGACTCTAAATTAATATAGACCTGTGCATTTATTTTACTCAAGAACAACCGCAACATATAGAAACAATTAAAATCTAAACATGAACTAAAATTTAGGTTAACTGACAGAATGAATTGCTGCTTCTTAACCATTTTAGCTATATAATGTAGAATGTAAGCTATTTGCTACAGAGTGTTCACCTGTGTTTTTAATGTTAACATCAATAAGATACTCATCATTCTAAACAGTGTTACTGTTCTTTTTCTCTTCAGGATTTAAAACCTAGTAATATAGCTGTCAATGAAGATTGTGAACTGAAGGTCAGTCAAAGGTTAAATTTTGCCTAAGCCAGTTACAAATGCTGCCTATGTGCAGTGTACAAGTAGAAGAGACTTAACTACTTTCAAACaacttttttcaaataaatgattttgtcttttcaaaagtaaaatgttaggagtctttatttgtttttatttttttctcttaacacTACCAGCCCTGAGTCCCTGGAACAAATTCTCCCCTATGTCCCCTCCCCCGCCTACTTTCAAGCCCTAGATATTTTTTGTATCAATCATTCTGCCGCAGTGTCTTTtaattgaaggaaaaaaaattcctctTTATAAAATTCCTACCCCAAATAGTCTAAATCAACTAAAATATTAACTTTAGGCTTATTAAAGCCAAGACTTACCTTTTACATGCATGGTTCATGTTTATTGCAAATttccatgtaaaacaaaacatcggAGCAGCCACTTGCAGAGCTAAACATGTGGTCTAGTTATTATAGATTGGTTAGTTTTAGACTCTTAACTcatttttttcatgtaaaaGGCAAGTACCGAAAAATAGATGCCGTTTTGGAAATTAACAGGAAAAGCTGTACACCAGTCTGTTAGTGAATTTTGAAGTTTACTTTTTGTTAGATTTGTTTTGCTGTATTATTTCTAGATTTTAGATTTTGGTCTTGCTCGGCATACAGATGAAGAGATGACTGGTTATGTAGCCACCCGTTGGTATAGGGCGCCTGAAATCATGCTGAATTGGATGCATTATAATCAAACCGGTAGAGTTATTATTTTCACATTAACTatgtttcagttgttttttttttattaatcttaatgtcacattttttagtctcattttttcttctgttgttttCTTGAGAgatgtatttataaatagaaatgtattTTGTGCTGTGTGTCAATCCATTTatcatgtttagatctcaaaaactaaaaattaaattaagttatggcttttatatagcgctactttcatgcttatagcatgctcagagcgctttggtttaaatctcagttgtggacaaGTGGGGTGGCGGaagtatctaggagaaggtttttccgtgctgcctttaggcgctcagtaaacacaactctgcccgagtcgggtgtcaaacctcaagccctcttcataggtagccaagctaagttcaagggcatttagcctctcgaccacgcttctctTAACTAAAATGCAATTCCAATCCAATTTAATCATGGCATGtacaccattttttaaaaggacTGAAAAGTCTTGTGTCTTACTACTGTATAGGAAGCACCAACCACTGAGAGGGAAATGTTTATCTTCCATGacatagatatatttttttttgtaagtagtTGCAACAAGAAGTATGAAAGTTATgcacatatttgtacacatttttaaaacaattttaaggaATTTGATTGTTTTTGGTAATTGTTCCCTACGAGATTATGTGTaacaacaaatacattttttagcttgttttctttgtttttaaatgtttttggcTACACATTGTTATTTGTTATGTATAGCTCACtgataaatgttaatatttgttgttttttttttcactttcttctGTAGTGGACATCTGGTCTGTAGGTTGTATTATGGCTGAAATGTTATGTGGAAAACCTCTATTTCCTGGCAGTGATCGTATCCTTAAACTAATGCTgatttagtatatattttttgtttactgtttTTTAACTGTAGATCTTATAAgcaaaaaattattgaaattgaatatttcattttttaagagtttttttttttaattaaaaaaaaagccttcaaTTCTGCTATATTGATGTTTCTACTGTATATTATAATTTCTTTGTGTAACTTGTTTGGTATAAATGGATTAGTGAGTATAGCTTTCTATTTATCCTTAATCTTGTATAGACATAGATCAGTTAACCAGGATTTTGTCCCTGGTAGGGACTCCTAGTGAAGAACTAATGGAAGAGATCAAAAGTAATGATGTAAGTTTGTGTTCACACATTAGCTAATTAagacagaaagatttaaagatATGAAATAATGT
This genomic stretch from Biomphalaria glabrata chromosome 4, xgBioGlab47.1, whole genome shotgun sequence harbors:
- the LOC106074771 gene encoding mitogen-activated protein kinase 14-like (The RefSeq protein has 5 substitutions compared to this genomic sequence) — its product is MADTAQRREGLVTVELNKTLWEVPNRYSIQNPVGIGAYGQVVSAIDKKTGVKVAIKKLARPLQTAIHAKRTYRELRMLRHMNHENVIELMDCFIPTVRLEDFTDVYLVTPLMGADLNNILKTQRLSDDHVQFLIYQILRGLKFIHSAGILHRDLKPSNIAVNEDCELKILDFGLARHTDEEVTGYVATRWHRAPEIMLNWMHYNQTVDIWSVGCIMAEMLCGKPLFPGSDHIDQLTRILSLVGTPSEELMEEIKSNDAKLFIKSLPVMQHKDFKVVFSGASPLAIDLMEKMLDLNTKTRLNATQALAHEYLKQYADPNDEPEAEKYDQSFEDLDLGISEWKKLVYDEIQNFKPAHSMMS
- the LOC106074771 gene encoding mitogen-activated protein kinase 14-like isoform X1 yields the protein MGNTSPKETSSRETHMPRPKPVHGLMADTAQRREGLVTVELNKTLWEVPNRYSIQNPVGIGAYGQVVSAIDKKTGVKVAIKKLARPFQTAIHAKRTYRELRMLRHMNHENVIELMDCFTPTVRLEDFTDVYLVTPLMGADLNNILKTQRLSDDHVQFLIYQILRGLKYIHSAGILHRDLKPSNIAVNEDCELKILDFGLARHTDEEMTGYVATRWYRAPEIMLNWMHYNQTVDIWSVGCIMAEMLCGKPLFPGSDHIDQLTRILSLVGTPSEELMEEIKSNDAKLFIKSLPVMQHKDFKVVFSGASPLAIDLMEKMLDLNTKTRLNATQALAHEYLKQYADPNDEPEAEKYDQSFEDLDLGISEWKKLVYDEIQNFKPAHSMMS